CCGGTCGTTCCACTGGCCGACAATATGCCCCCACCAGGCAAGCGAAGTACCCCATCCTTCAAAGCCGTCATAGCCATTCTCCGGCTTAATCTGAATAAAGGTATCCTCGTTAGTAAGTCCGTTATCGTGTCCGTTAGTGCCGCTCATAAATCCTCCTGTTCCAGCTATTCTGAAACCTATTTCATGAAACGGGTTTCATTATTGCTGAAAAATGAATACCCTTTGACGGGTATTGGTAATTATGGAGCTCAATTGAAAAGGCTTACAATAATCTGGTTTTAATTATATTCCCGACTTCTGGAAACTGTCAATACTTGTTTATTGGCCGTTCATAAGCAACGAGACTGCCCTTATGGACAGTCTCGTTGCCGCTTTAATGGATTTGCTCGCTACTTCACCGTTACGCTCATCTTCTCGCTCTTGGTCTCTCCTGACGCATTAACGAGTACGGCCTCATACACATATTGGCCAGGCGCCCTGTCCGAAATAGTCGATACCGCGGATTGCGCATTTGGCGTACCGGCTTCCAAAGCTTGCGTATCAATTAATTGTCCATTTTCATATAACCGGTATTCGCTTGCGTTCGTTCCCCACCACATATTCATGGAGATCTTGTATTCGCCATTGTTATCCCAGTTATCATTCGACAATACCGGCTTACCAGGATTAGCGTCCGTTACGGTGACAACAAGCGGATCGCATGCCGTTGTGCCGAATGAATTCGTGAGCTCGCAGGTATACGTATACGTTCCGTTAGCTTTGCCCGTAATATCGGTCTTCACGGTTTGCGCTTCGGGCGATTTGTCGTCCAGCTTCTGCGTATGAATTAACTCGCCATTCTCATACAGCTTAAATACGGTACCGTTGTTGCCCCACCAGAGATTCATCGTAAGGGTATAGCTTCCGTCTTTTAAGCCGCTGTCATGACCGTTGTTGTCCGACAATACGGCTTTCCCCGGTACTCCTGCAGCAAGAGGAACCTGAACCTTCAGGTTATTTTGAGCCTGCTTAAGCATGGCGGATTCCGAATCAATCTCGGCCTGCGTAGCCGCCGCATTAGTAAATAACTCTTGCGCAGCCATTAGTTCCGCCTGGAAGGCTGTGACGCTCTCAGGTGTATACGAGTCTACCTCTACCGCTTTTGCTTCTTCAATAAACAGCTCGAGCAGCGTGCCGTCTACGGATTTTTCATGGAATTCGATCTCTCCGATATTAGCATATCCGCTTGGCGTGTAATATCTTAAATACCGGTAAGCCTTGCTGTTGTCCAGCAGCTGCGAATACCATTTGAAATCCGATATGCCATTAATCGTAAACAAGGTGTCGTAATTCGTTCCGTCGTTCGAGCCTTGTACTTGAGCGCCGTTAATCCTTGCGATATTCCCGTTTCTGCCGATAAACCGGATGCTGCCGACCACTTTCTCATTGCCTGCTCCCAAGTCGATGCGAGCCCAGCCGGTAGCGGTTTTGGTATCCGGAGAAGTAGCCGTATCGCCGTCAAAGGCGCGCCAGCCGTTTGTACCGGCATCGGCCGTGCCATCCCATGAAACCGAGGAAGCAAGCGACATGTCCGCTGTAACCGGAATCTTCGGATAGAGATCAGCCAAGGAAACAAGTAGATTTCTTGCAGCCAGCAGCTGGTCTAGAATTTCCATTTTATCGGCCCCCGGCTGATTGTAGGCTTCCTTGATGCGATCCATTTCCTTCATATACGTATAATAGCTTGCCTTCGTATAGCCATCCGGCTGAACGATCTTGGAAGTAAGCTCATAATCGTAATACCCGTAGATTTCTACCTCCGCTATATTCCCGTACCAGTTCTCCGCGTTATACAGTCTGAGATACCGGTAAGCTCCATGATCAATGATTTTATCCAGCCTGATGTCGGTCCAAGTGTTGGACAGCGCCCCCGAAACCGGATTCGTCAGATTCGTCCAGCTCGTGTTGTCGTTGGAGCCTTGGATAACAAGTCCGTCCAACCTGCCAGCAAGCGTTGCTCTTGGGAAAAGCTTAAGCTGGGTCAGGTTAATGGAAGAATTGGTACCGAGATTAATCGTGTAATAGGATCCCGGACCAGTGATCAGATCGCCGTAAGTCGATGTATTGCCGTCAAACAGCAGAAAACCAACCTGTTCCTTCGTGAGCCCGCTTCCCGACTTCACATACTGGTTGTCGGAAGCCGTAACGGACGCAAGCCTGGTTACATCGATCTTGACCGGCGTTGATTTTCCTGGCACGACAACATGAATTGCGCTAGTATTCGCTGAAATTCCGTCCGCTTCATTAGTCACCGTAAGCACAACGGAGACAATAGTGTCCATTACAGGCTGCGTAATAGTACCGTCCGTGCCAATAACTCCTTCGGGCGCAGCCGATGCAACCGATACGGAATAACCGCCCGGAACCTTCGGAAGCGTTAAGCTTGCTGCGCCTTTTTCCGGTACGGCTATATTCGTTATTGTGGAAGCTATTGCTTCGGCAGATGCCGAATATTTGCCATGCAGCTCTACTTCTGCAACATTACCGCTCCAGGCCGTTGGATTATACAACCGGAAGTAACGGTAGGCTTGGTGCTCGAGCAGCTGATCGCTATTGATATCCAGCCATTTGTTAGCCTGGGACGAGGCCACGGCTTTGGTCAGATTGGTCCAGTTCGTCTTATCATTGGAGCCTTGAATAATTAGTCCGTTCATTCGGGCGGGATGGCTGGCTCTTGGCATCAGCACGATTTCACTCAACTCCACCGACGCCCCTTCGCCAAAATCAACCGTATAAGTTCCCGTACTATTCGTCAAATCCCCGTACGTATCCGGATCTCCGTCAAATAGAAGGTAGCCCACTTGCTCGGCGGATAAGCCGGTCCCCGGCCATTGCGGATCGGAAGCTGTCACCTTGGCCAGCTTGGCAACATCAAGATACGTCGTTCCGTCAACAAGGAAAAGTGCGGAGCTGTCCGTTGTCGAATAAGCCGTGTCGCCGCTTGAACCGTCACTCTTCTCGTAATCGATGGCGAACTTAACCGGTCCGGTTGGAGCAGCCGCTGACATCTTCGCCTCCGCTGTCCAGGTTTTCTGATCGGCTGTGCTTACAGTTGCAGTCTGACCTTGAATGCGAACCTTCACATTCTGAATGGCTTCGCGTGCTTTAATAGTAATTTTAACTATATCCCCCGTTGAAATCTTCCCGTTTACGCTTTGATCCGAGCTCAGGGATACGGAATCCAATTTATTGCCGGTCTCATACCGGGTACCGTAAATTCTAAATTCGGTGAGCTCCAGCAAATTTCGGACGATGCCATACAGAACATCAGGCAGAGGCTTAATCATTTCCAGCTTGATATACCGGTATTTATCATCCTGATGCGCCGCATCCACATCAAGGGTCTGGTATTCCTGCGTCATCCGCGTAACACCCGATGTAAGCCGCGTCCAGCTCTCCCCGTCATTCGAGCCATAGACCGTTGAGTTGGCAAGACGGTCCGCGAAAATATTGCTTTGGAAACCAAATTTCGTTGCCGAAACCTTGTAATCCGGTCCAAAATCAAGAATATGGTACAGGTTTGGAGCAGCTCCCAGCGCTAGTCCATAATAGCCGCCTGTATCATAGCTCAAATCGTCCATCTTCGTGACATCCGCTCCCCAGCTGGACCAGAAAATAGAATCGGAGTAATGGATGCTGCCATCCGCACGGAGAGGCGTCGTTAAAGCGAGACCTTCCGCCGATTGCCTAAGCTTGCCGAGCTGCTGATTAAACGCTTCATCGGATGCCGCATCCAACATCGCTATCGTCTCATCATATACAGCCTCGTACTGATCAAGCGATTCAGACACATAAACGGCGGATGGATCGTATGGCGCGATAGCTGCTTTTACCGCGGAGGCCCGGTCCGGAGCCGTAATGATTGTAACCTTTTTCGCCGAAACGGTTGTACCGTCGGAAGCTGCAGCAACAAAAGCTGCCTCTCCGGCCTCAGCCGGCTGCCAGGTAAATGCTCCCGTGGAGTCATTCAGCGAAGAGCCTACCGGCTGATTCGCCAGTGAATAGGTAATTACATCCGCACTATTGGCATCCTCCGCAGAGAGATCGAGGTGAAGAGACGAGCCCCTATACGTATATACCTGCAAATCCGAGCTTCCGGATTTAAATGCCGGCGGCGTTAATTGCGTTGCTGCCAGAGCGTTAATATGATCGATGTCAACGATCGTGCCGGCTGATCCTTTTACCGTTAAATAAGCCATATCTCCCATAAAACCGGAGACCGTCACATACGTCCATTGTCCTTTCGTATCCGGCAAGGTCCAGGTCGCGCCAAGCATATCCAGATCAGCTGTGCCATTGGTCCGGATTTTCAAACCAAACGTCTGCGATCCGTAACCGGAGCTTAGATACGCAACCGTTGTTCCCGCTTCCGTCGCTTTTATACGGACAAAGGAGGCATCTCCCTCTTGTTCCGTCTCGGAACGATCATCCAATGCCGTGTAACGGTCTTCCACTTCCATAATCGATGCGCTTGCTTGCTGTTTCGGGAGATGGGACGCTCCTTCAGCCTGCGCCTCCTTCGGGATATACAGCCAGAAGTCGCCTCCGCCGTCGACGTTATCCCAATTGTTGTTAAGTCCGCCGCCGTAATAGAAAGTAAGCGGAGTTCTCTTCTTAAAGGCCTCGTAATAATACGGCGCCTTCTCGGCAACATCGATCCCTCTCACGTATGTATAGTAGTAATAGAGATCCCAAAAGTTTGCCGTATTGTATCTTCCTCTGTATCCGGTTGCAATATGGTTATACGTGTCCCGGATCGTGCCGTCCGGCGAAATCGCATAAGCCACCGGCGTCCAAGGGGTATCATAGCCAAGCATATATTGCCAGAAGTAATTGGCGGTTGCGAGAATGCGGTCATCCAGAAACTCGAATGGACCCACGGCATCCGCGCTTTCGGAGACCGTACCGTCTACCGGGTCTACCTTGGTTCCCTGTGCCAGCAGCATCCGCGAAATGATGGCCGCGTTCGTTAAATCGCCGCCTCCGTGAGCTTGATCGCGTCCCATCTCCAAATGCTGCACATGCGGCGTTGCCGGTTCTCCCGTCAGGTCATTCGTATCCACCATGCGGAACATCTGTTTAATGGATCCGTTAAAGCCCTGGTCATTCGCCGTCTTATTAACGGTGAACCATTCGACGGCCTCGTCGTATCTCTCTTTGTTGTTCGTGAAAATATAACCGGCCATCGCTCCCATCAGCGGATAATTATGCTGATTCATGAAATAATTGTTGCTGTGCTGGAACGTTTCAATAACCGGATTAATCAGGTTGTTTGCAAAATTCGTTGTATCCTGCTCCGTCCACTCCCATTCCGGCGAGGGGCTGCTTGTATATCTCAAAATCTCCGCTGCCGTTACCATCCGGTTAAGCGGAATCCCGGTATGAATATGAGCATCCGTATAATACGCGTATTGGGATGGATCCATTTGAGACCAGATCCGAATAGCCTTCATCGCGTTTGCCCGGTAAGTCACATCGCCGGTTACGAAATACATAATGGATTGCGTGTACGCCATCAGGGCATCGCTAATGAATCTCGATTGAATGCCTTGGCTGTTAAAAAAATTGGACAACGGTTTTGTAGGGTCAGTCGTACTTTGGTTTTTGATCGACACGGTCTTGGAGGCTTGTGCCGAGGCTGTCATGCCCGTGTAATAGGAATACCAAGGCTCCTTATGCGCCAGTACTTGAGCCCGCATGTTCTCGAGAATGTCCTTTGTTAATCCAACGCCGGGATGCGTAAAGCCATTGCTGCTGATGCTTTCCTGAACGGTAACGGTATATCCGGAGCTGATCCCGTCATCGGATTCTTCGGCTGCCGCAGCTATCCCTTGCGGCAGCAAGGACGCTGCCATGCTCACGGTAACGATAATGGACATCAACCTCATCCATACCTTGCTGAAAGATAATTGCCCCACTAATGAACTCCTCCTCAAGTAAGATGACACCGCTTACAATTAACTCGTCATAAACCGCTTTGATTCAGCATTCTTCCTCCTTCCGCCCAATCTACTTTAACTATAGAGCGAAGCCCCAGCCGCTCCCATCGCAATTTTGCAAGATTTCTGTAACTTTTGCCGTAAGCAAAAAAAGCTCCGGACGGCTTGTCCGAAGCTCTTTAAATCGTAGTTTTTTATAATTTATTGTTATAAAATGCTTCGAATTCAACAACGGAGTCAAAGCGGTTTAAGGCTACGCCCTCCGCTATGAGATGCTTCTCCAGCTTAACGATAAGCTGCAACACGGCTAACCGCAACGGTTCGAAATTAGTTGGATCCAGCAACGAGACAAGATCCGGATATCCATAACGAACGTAATACTCCCGATAGTCCCCTATGTCAACAAGACCGGGCCAGCGTCCTTTTTCCGCCGCGTACATTATTCGGGCGAGTCCGTCTTGCAAACCCGCAGCAACAAAAAAAGCGGTTTCGTAATGGCCTTTTTCGCATGCGGTCAACAGCTTGTTCATCATCCCCCTTTCCTCTTCGTAGTATCCCTTCATACGTTCTTTGTAAGAGCGCTTCTCTTCCAGACTGTTTCTTTTCTCCGATGTAACACGAATGGTATCTGCAGTCATTTCCTCGCACGCCAATAAGATTTCATCCGGACTATGGCTGAACATAATCGTATCCAGGTATTGATCTAGTTGTTCCGGCTTTACCTTGAGATCTCTGACTTGCTCACGATAGTGGCCCCAGCTTCGCTTATAGTAGATTTGGTTCAAGAAGCCAAGAGACTTGAAAATATTTCCGGTTATCTCTTGAGCTTGAATCCGGGAATAGGACAGATCTTTGGAGTCTGCGAAGATCCGCAAATTAGCCAATCCGACAAGGCATTCCTTAATAACGGATTCTGCTTTATTAACCATAAAGCATGCGTTGGATTCGCTTCCCATTCCGGATATCCTATCTCGAAGCGCGACGAATCTAGCAAGATCATCCTCTGAACGAACATACAATAGCTGGCAGTCCGCTATAATCGTTGTGTTCCATTCCTCCGATGCTGCCATTCTTTCAGCGCGATCCCATCCGATTGGCCAAAAATCAAAGCTTATGCCTTCGATTATAAACTGGCACTCTGCTTGTCTCCCTTTGTCCGTTGCCGGAATAAAGAAGAAATCCAAATCGGAACGTTCCGTTGCTCGCCCCTGCAAATAAGATCCGTAATATCCGACAATCGAAATATCTTCCGAGTAATGAGTTTTAATATGCTCAACAATAATATCGGCGACAGCAAAAACATCAACCATAAGATCCCCTCCTAGTCTTCCATTAGCATAAGATTTATACAATTCACGTTACAATCCTATACTACCAAATTCAGGAACCCCATTCCGGGTATAAAACATATAAATGAATTTTTATAAATCCCGGCGCGAGTGTACTGGAATTTCCTCAACAGCAAAACAAGCCAAGTACCCGAGGGTGGTACTTGGCTTGTAATTTGCTGTTCAAGATTATAGCTGATGAGTTGCGGTTGGCTGCCCCACTGAGCTTGCTTCAAAGCCGTCCACATTAGCATCTGCGGATTGCCTTGAGAAGACCTCTAGACGCGCAAAATGCAAACCGCGCGATACTTGGATGCAGAGGATCAAAAAAATCATGTAAAGGATTAGCGTGACAAAACTCAGGATAAGAATCATCGATCCGCTGAGCTCGTCGGCTTGGTTAACATATCGGCCAAGTCCGTTTGAGAGCATCATGAATAGAAGAAGCGGCAATGCCAAGCCGCAGATCCAGCGCCCTTCCTTCTTAGCGCCGTCCGTATCTTCCAGATACCATCGTCCAATCATTCGGTAAATAGAAGGAATCCCGAATAAGTTGTAGACGGGGATCAGGATGCACGCGAGCGATTTTCCCGGCGACCGGGCGAAGCTTGGAAAGAGCGCCTTCATATCGAGATGGACGCAATAAATCCAGATAAGATAGATAACCGCAGCAATATAATACAGAACAGAGGATACAATCTCAATGAAGCCGTAAAATTCATAAATATAAGTGGAGAAAGCATTCAAATTTACTGCATACACAATGGTGCTGACGAGATCCGCACAGGCTAATCCGGCAAGCACCCACAGGAGTATTTTCAGAACGTTCGATAAAGTCTCTGACTTCAATTTCAAGGTTGGTTCACACTCCGGAGATAAGGATTAGGTAACTGCCGCAAATAGGAAATAGCTTCATCTAATGTCGCAACCGGAACAAGCTGGAGTTTCAAATGCAGTTTCTTCGAGGTAAACTGGGCTTCTTCCTCGTTGCTGAGTCCCGGATACATAAACGTCTCCTTATCCTTGGGAACGAAGAAAATATCCGTACCTGCCGCTTCGGCCGTTCGCAGCTTATCGCGGATAGCGCCAACGGAGCCAACTGTATGATCTTCTTCAAGCGTTCCCGTGCCCGCGATAATAATCTTACCGTCTTGAGAAAAATCTTCCTGCATCGCTTCTTCCACAAGCCCAACCCCCAGCATAAGGCCGATAGAATCCCCATAATAATTCGAGGTTTCTTCAATTAACTGCTGAAGCCGTTCATCTCGCTGGTCTTGCTCGAGCGGGGCAGTGATCATTTCGGAAGCCGAATCTATGGCATAATGGATCGTCTCGTTACGCATATCTTCTTCAAAGTCCAGCATTGCGCTTAGATCGTTTTCAGCCGAGGAATCAACTTTAGTAAATTCGGCTTCCGAATCGCGAAGGCCAACGGAATACTTCTCATAACGATTACGCGTAACGCCCTCTTGGACATACACGAAGTTAACGCTGCCTTTGACATCGATCTCTTGCATCGGAACGATCTCGCCCGTTGTCGTGAAGCTATAGTACTGGGGCCAATAAGCATAAATGGCTACAGAAAAGGGAATGAGAAGCAATAGTATGCCTATGATCCAGTGGCGATATGACTTTTGACTTTCTTTGCTTGTCATCTGAGGTGTATCTTTCAACTTCGCAACCATCCTATATGTTCAAATGTAGGTCGAATGTCTCCAATTCGACAGCTGGATAAGTATTCCTGCTTACTTATAGAAAGAAACTAAAGAGTGAGTGCAGTCCATAGCATCGAAACTCCTGAACACAAAAGGAGAACGTCCAGCACATAGCGGAATGAGGCCATACTCATGCGCTGCACCATTCTTTTGGCAACAAACGTGCCAAGCATGAGAGAGCTGCCGACAATAACGCCTTGCACAATCAATTCAAACGGAAGAGCCCCAAGCTCCTGGAAGGTCACAACCTTGCTCATATAAAGCGCAAGCGAACTAACAGCTTCCGTAGACAGGAGACGAATAAATAGCCTGCCAATCCCAACACTCCCAGAAAACCTTTTCTATGTATTTCCTCCACGGTACGATTGTAGCATAAAATTTATCACTCAAAAGTAAATAGAGCAGTCTGCCGGCTGGCAGACTGCTCTATTATTCGTTCAATAATATTTGAGTAGATTTAGCAGAACGCTTTTTCTTTTGAAAAAGACTTCCCGTTATGCAATATCCTAATAGAATGCCCGCGCTATTTAAGAGGACGTCATCAATATCAACCGCTCTCATTCCTAGATTAATGAAATACATGAACAATTGTCCGGATTCAATAATGAGCGGAATAGCGAAAGCATAAACGGCTATGTTGATTTTAGGTATGACCCTGATGTTAAAGTAATAGTAAAAACCAAACGGCATGCAAATGATGAGATTTCCTATAATATTTTTAATCGCCGTGCTGGAAGGGAAATCCTGGAGGTACTCGATAATGGTCTTAAAAGGAATATAATTATACAAAATATATTCGGTTTGAGCCGCATAATAAAGCCATACCATAAATACGACAGAGGACGCATACAAAACAAAAGATACATGAAGAACCTCTCGAATCAAGTTGATTCTAAACACTTTCCATAAACCTATTCTTATAAGGATGTAAAGCAGCGTTGCAGGAACAGCAATTATAAGAATATCAAATCCTAATAGATCTCCTCATTAACCCGTTTTTTATAACCTAATTTTTTCCACGTACTTCTAAACGATTACTAGGCTATAAAAGTTACGTATTCCGATCCTATCTGCCAACAAAAAAAGCAGCCGATTGCCGGCTGCTTAATGTGTAATTTTATTCAGAAGGAACATTCATCTGCTTCAAATCTAAAATATACTAATGTCGGATCCCAATCTTCCCATCCTTTAGCCTCATGATGCGGTATCACTGAAACACGATATCTTAAGTTTTTTAATCTAATCTCTTGAACCAAATCATCACTAAGCCCTGCCGAGTATTGATCAATTAATAAACTATTATAAAAAGGTAAGCGGAAAAGCAATTCTC
This region of Paenibacillus sp. JDR-2 genomic DNA includes:
- a CDS encoding discoidin domain-containing protein, translating into MGQLSFSKVWMRLMSIIVTVSMAASLLPQGIAAAAEESDDGISSGYTVTVQESISSNGFTHPGVGLTKDILENMRAQVLAHKEPWYSYYTGMTASAQASKTVSIKNQSTTDPTKPLSNFFNSQGIQSRFISDALMAYTQSIMYFVTGDVTYRANAMKAIRIWSQMDPSQYAYYTDAHIHTGIPLNRMVTAAEILRYTSSPSPEWEWTEQDTTNFANNLINPVIETFQHSNNYFMNQHNYPLMGAMAGYIFTNNKERYDEAVEWFTVNKTANDQGFNGSIKQMFRMVDTNDLTGEPATPHVQHLEMGRDQAHGGGDLTNAAIISRMLLAQGTKVDPVDGTVSESADAVGPFEFLDDRILATANYFWQYMLGYDTPWTPVAYAISPDGTIRDTYNHIATGYRGRYNTANFWDLYYYYTYVRGIDVAEKAPYYYEAFKKRTPLTFYYGGGLNNNWDNVDGGGDFWLYIPKEAQAEGASHLPKQQASASIMEVEDRYTALDDRSETEQEGDASFVRIKATEAGTTVAYLSSGYGSQTFGLKIRTNGTADLDMLGATWTLPDTKGQWTYVTVSGFMGDMAYLTVKGSAGTIVDIDHINALAATQLTPPAFKSGSSDLQVYTYRGSSLHLDLSAEDANSADVITYSLANQPVGSSLNDSTGAFTWQPAEAGEAAFVAAASDGTTVSAKKVTIITAPDRASAVKAAIAPYDPSAVYVSESLDQYEAVYDETIAMLDAASDEAFNQQLGKLRQSAEGLALTTPLRADGSIHYSDSIFWSSWGADVTKMDDLSYDTGGYYGLALGAAPNLYHILDFGPDYKVSATKFGFQSNIFADRLANSTVYGSNDGESWTRLTSGVTRMTQEYQTLDVDAAHQDDKYRYIKLEMIKPLPDVLYGIVRNLLELTEFRIYGTRYETGNKLDSVSLSSDQSVNGKISTGDIVKITIKAREAIQNVKVRIQGQTATVSTADQKTWTAEAKMSAAAPTGPVKFAIDYEKSDGSSGDTAYSTTDSSALFLVDGTTYLDVAKLAKVTASDPQWPGTGLSAEQVGYLLFDGDPDTYGDLTNSTGTYTVDFGEGASVELSEIVLMPRASHPARMNGLIIQGSNDKTNWTNLTKAVASSQANKWLDINSDQLLEHQAYRYFRLYNPTAWSGNVAEVELHGKYSASAEAIASTITNIAVPEKGAASLTLPKVPGGYSVSVASAAPEGVIGTDGTITQPVMDTIVSVVLTVTNEADGISANTSAIHVVVPGKSTPVKIDVTRLASVTASDNQYVKSGSGLTKEQVGFLLFDGNTSTYGDLITGPGSYYTINLGTNSSINLTQLKLFPRATLAGRLDGLVIQGSNDNTSWTNLTNPVSGALSNTWTDIRLDKIIDHGAYRYLRLYNAENWYGNIAEVEIYGYYDYELTSKIVQPDGYTKASYYTYMKEMDRIKEAYNQPGADKMEILDQLLAARNLLVSLADLYPKIPVTADMSLASSVSWDGTADAGTNGWRAFDGDTATSPDTKTATGWARIDLGAGNEKVVGSIRFIGRNGNIARINGAQVQGSNDGTNYDTLFTINGISDFKWYSQLLDNSKAYRYLRYYTPSGYANIGEIEFHEKSVDGTLLELFIEEAKAVEVDSYTPESVTAFQAELMAAQELFTNAAATQAEIDSESAMLKQAQNNLKVQVPLAAGVPGKAVLSDNNGHDSGLKDGSYTLTMNLWWGNNGTVFKLYENGELIHTQKLDDKSPEAQTVKTDITGKANGTYTYTCELTNSFGTTACDPLVVTVTDANPGKPVLSNDNWDNNGEYKISMNMWWGTNASEYRLYENGQLIDTQALEAGTPNAQSAVSTISDRAPGQYVYEAVLVNASGETKSEKMSVTVK
- a CDS encoding VanZ family protein, with translation MFRINLIREVLHVSFVLYASSVVFMVWLYYAAQTEYILYNYIPFKTIIEYLQDFPSSTAIKNIIGNLIICMPFGFYYYFNIRVIPKINIAVYAFAIPLIIESGQLFMYFINLGMRAVDIDDVLLNSAGILLGYCITGSLFQKKKRSAKSTQILLNE